CCTGCACGGCGTTTGCCTGGCTGGCGGCATCCGGCGAGGTCTTGACGATGACGTTGAGACCGGGATGTTCGGCCATCAGCAGCTTGGCGACACGTTCGGCGTGGAAGACCACGCCCGACGTCCAGCCGTGGTCGGCGGCCGGAATGGACACGCCGATGGTGAATTTCTTGTCCTCGGCGTGAGCGGCGCCGGCGAACGTCACCGCCGCAACCGCCAAGCCCAACATCAATTTACGCATGCCATTTCCTCCCAATAATTGCAGGGACTTTTCCATATCGGGACCGGACGCCCTGTAAGTCCGGTCAATCCTGAGCCCGATCAATGCAAACCGGAGCAATTCATGATTTGCGCACCAGCGAGCGCTGCACGAACATGGCGATGATGATGATCGCACCCTGGATGGCGCCGATCAGGTACTCGCTGATGAAATTCGAAAGCAGCATGATGTTGCCGACGAGTTCGAGAATGAAGGCACCGCAGATCGTGCCCCAGACCCGGCCGGCGCCTCCCTTCAGCGCCGTGCCGCCGACCACGACCGCCGTGATCGCCTGCAGTTCCCACAGGATGCCTGTTGTCGCCGAGGTCGAGCCGAGACGGGGAACATAGAGCAGCACTGCAATGGCAACACACAGGCCCTGGATGACGAAGGCGATCGTCCTGACGCGATTGACCGCGATGCCGGAATAGCGGGCAACATCGCTGTTCGACCCGACAGCGACAACGTGGCGCCCATAGCGGGTGCGATAGAGAATGAAGGCCGCAACCGCCGTCACCGCCAGGATCACCACGATCGGGATCGGCACGCCGGCAATCGTGCCAAAATAAGCGGGACGATAGAGCGTCTGGATATCGGCGGAGCGAAGCGTGATCGCGCCGCCCTGCGACAGCCATGTCGTCAGGCCGCGATAGATGCCCATCGTGCCGAGCGTCGCGATGAAAGGTTCGATCTTGCCAACCGTGGTGATCAGGCCATTCGCCAGGCCGCAAAGCGAGCCGGCGACCATGGTGAAGACCACCGCGACCGTCAGCATCAGAGCGGGGTTTTCGATAGCGCCCGAGTTCATCAGCAGGATCATCAGGCTGGCGACGAAAGCCACCATCGAACCCACCGACAGGTCGAGATCACCGGCCGAGATCACGAAGGTCGCGCCGACCGCGATGATGGCGATGAAGGCGCTGCGCGTCGCGACATTGGCAAGGTTGGTGATGCCGATGAAATTGGGATTGACCAGAGCTCCGACGATCAGAAGCAGCGCCAGGGCGACGAACGGCGCGACCGCACGCAGATCGACATCCCGCCAGGATCGGCGCCGGATTTCCCTGGTCTCCTCGTTGACACTCATTTCCAAAACCAACCTCCCGCCCCATTCTTTCTGGGCATCTTATCTGTCCGCTTCGACCCTCAGGCCGCCGCTTTCCTCTTCAGCCCGGCGGCGTAACGCATGATCTCCTGCTCGGAGATCTCGTCCCCTTCGAGCACGCCGACGATATGCCCTTCGCGCATCACCACCACCCGCGTGCATAGCCCGATGACCTCGGGCATCTCCGACGAGACGATGATGATCGACCGGCCGTCCCGGGCCAGCGCCGAGATGAAATGATAGATCTGCTGTTTGGTGCCGACATCAATGCCGCGCGTCGGCTCGTCGATGATGATGATGTCGGGCTCGGTCTCCATGACCTTGGCGAGCAGCAGCTTCTGCTGGTTTCCGCCCGACATCCGGCCGGCGACGATATTGCCGTCGCGAACCCGGATGTCGAAGCGCCGCTTGGCTTTTGCCATCGCGGCCGCTTCGCTGCCGGGGCTGAGATAACCTCGGCGAGAATGTCTTCCGAGCGATTGCAGCGTCAGATTGGTGACCATGCCGGAGCGCAGCAGCAAGCCCTTCGACTTGCGGTCCTTGGTCATATAGGCCAAGCCGCAGCGATTGGCGGCATGCACGTCGCCGGAGGGAACGGCGGCCCCTTTGATTACCACCTCGCCCTCAAGACGGCTCCGCAACCCGGCGATCGCTTCCATCAGTTCGGTGCGGCCGGAGCCGATCATGCCGGAAAAACCGATGATCTCGCCCTTGCGCACCTCGAAGCTCGCACCTTTGACATAGCCCGTCGAAACCGAGGCGACGCTCAAGACGATCTCCTCGTCGACATCAGGCTCGACCTTGGCCGGATAAAGGCTGGAAAGTTCGCGGCCGACCATCAGCTGCGCGATCGATTCGCCGTCCAGAATGGATGTCGGCGACGTCTTGATCCATTGGCCGTCGCGCAGCACCGTGACACGATCGGTCAATTCCATCACTTCATCGAGCTTATGCGAAACGAAGACGAAGCTGGTGCCCTGATCGCGCAGCTTGCGGACCTGCTTGAACAGCATATTGGTCTCTTCCCGCGACAAGACGGCGGTCGGCTCATCCATGAACACGACCCGCGCGTCGCGGCTGATGGCCTTGGCGATTTCGACCATCTGCTTGTCGGCGATGGAAAGCGTGCTGATCAGAGCATTCTCGTCGACATGCGAACCGAGCACATCGAGAACCTTGCGTGTCTCCGAGCGCATATATTTGCGGTCGAGCACGCCGAAGCGCGTGACTTCGCGCCCGAGGAAGAGGCTCTCCGTCACGGTCAGATGTTCGGCGAGGTTGAATTCCTGGTGAATGATGACGATGCCGAGCGCCTCGGCGGCGCCGTTGGGCGGCAGGACGACGGGCTTGCCGTCGAGCAGGATCTCGCCGGAACTCGGCTGTTCGAAACCGGACAACACCTTGACGAGCGTGGATTTGCCGGCGCCGTTTTCACCCATCAACGCATGGATTTCGCCGGCGCGGAGATCGAAATTGACGCTGAAGAGCACCTGCACGCCGCTGAAGGATTTGCATATACGCCTGGCGGACAGCACCACGGGTGCGGTGTCGGCGATCTCCACGGTCATTATGCCCTCCCCCCAAGAGCGCCTTGCATCCGGCAGAACCTGCCGGCGCCGCTCCATCACCTTGAACTAGCGCACATTCCCATTCTGAAAACCGCTTGCTGTTTTCGGGTGCTCTGCGCTTGCGGCTCCCGTCCGCTTTGGAGTTTATGTAAACCTTTACATCAGGCGTGTAAAGGTTTACATGGTGGATTTACGCAGATCCGTTGAAGCCTGCCTTTGACCTGTCGACAAGTCTGTGTAGTGTCGCGGCGAAGACAGCCCAAGGCAGAGCTCAGTGTCGAATTCCACGCCCGCAACAATCGAAGACGTCGCCCGGATCGCCGAGGTCTCCATCGCGACGGTGTCCCGGGCGATCCATATGCCGGAGAAGGTCGCCAACTCCACACGGCTCAAGGTCAACCAGGCGATCGCCGTCACCGGCTATACCACGAATGCCATGGCCCGCAGCCTGAGGCTCGGCCGTTCCAACATGATCCTCGTGGTGGCGCCCGACATCGGCGACCCCAATTTCTCCAACATTCTCGTCGGGCTGGAAAACGAGGCGCGCGCGCACGGCTACGGCATCCTGATCGGCCACACGCAGAACGACGCCCAGCGCGGGCTCGAATATCTGAAATTCTTGAATTCCAACCAGGCTGCCGGGCTGATCCTGTTCACCGGCATCCTGCCCTTCGGGCATCAGACGATGACGGCGCGGCTGCCGCCGAGTGTGGGGGTTTTCGAGCCCGTCTTCAACGGCGGCATTCCCTATGTCGGCGTCGACGATACCGAGGGCGCCAGGAAAGCCGTGGACCTGCTGCTGGCCGAAGGCCATCGCAAGATCGCCTTCATCGGCGATTCGCGCACCCGGCTTGCCTATATCAGGCGCCGCATGGGCTACGATGCCGGTCTCGATGCCGCCGGCATCCCGCCCGATCTGAGGATCGTGCTCGAAGGCGACGGCACGATCGAAAGCGGCCGGCATGCGGTGGAACAGCTTTTCATGCGCGACACGCTTCCCACCGCCTTCATGTGCGTGAACGATCAGACGGCGATCGGCGTCATGGTCGGGCTCGGGGCGCGCGGCTACGACATTCCGCGTGATTTCTCTGTGACCGGTTTCGACGACGTGCCGCAGGCCGTCTTCATATCCCCGCCGCTGACGACGATCCGCCAGCCGCGGACGGCGATCGGCAAACAGGCGATGGCGCTGCTGCTGGAGCTCCTGTCCGATGGCCAGCCGACCGAGACGGAAATCCTGCTGCGGCCGGATCTGGTGGTTCGAAACTCCGTCTCCGCGCCGTCGCGCAACTGGTTGAAGCGCTGAACAGAGATTTGGCCGGCGACAAAAAATTGTGCCGGCGGCCGATGACCGCCGGCACGTTTGATTAGACGTAACGGTTGACGACGTTTTCGAGCAGTTCCTGCTTGCCGGATCTCGGCTGCGGGTTGACGTCCTTGGTCTCGACCCAGTTCGTAATCTCGTCCAACGAATATTCGCCGCGGAAGAGCTTCTGCGCCTCGGCGGATTCCCAGCCGGCATAACGATCGGCGAGCGGCTGCGACAGAGCCTTGTCCTCGATCATCCTGGCGGCGGCCTTCAGGCCGCGGGCGCAGCAATCCATGCCGCCGATATGACCGATCAGCAGATCCGCCGGGTCGAGAGACTGGCGGCGAAGCTTCGAGTCGAAGTTGGTGCCGCCAGTCTTGAAGCCGCCGCCTGCCAGAACGTGGTAGTAGGCGAGCGCCATTTCGGGAACATTGTTCGGGAACTGGTCTGTATCCCAGCCGGACTGATAGTCGTTGCGGTTCATGTCGATCGAGCCGAAGATGCCAAGCGCATTGGCAAGCGCCAGTTCGTGCTCGAAGGAGTGACCGGCCAGGATCGCATGGCCCTGCTCGATATTGAGCTTCACTTCGTTTTCTAGGCCGTGCTTTTTGAGGAAGCCGTAGACGGTCGCAACGTCGTAATCATACTGGTGCTTGGTCGGCTCCTGCGGCTTCGGCTCGATCAGGATCGTGCCCTTGTAGCCGATCTTGTGCTTGTATTCGACGACGAGGTTGAGGAAACGCCCGAGCTGGTCGAGCTCCCGCTTGAGATCGGTATTGAGCAGCGTCTCGTAACCTTCGCGGCCGCCCCAGAGCACATAGTTCTCACCGCCGAGCTTCTGCGTCGCGTCGATGCAGGTCTTCACGGTCGCGGCTGCGAAAGCGAAGACATCGGGATCCGGATTGGTCGCAGCACCCGACATGTAACGGCGGTTGGAAAAGAGGTTCGCCGTGCCCCAGAGCAGCTTGGTGCCGGTGGAAGCCTGCTTCTCGGCGAAGTAGTCGACGATCTCGTTGAGGTTTTTGGTGTTCTCAGCGAAATTTTTGCCCTCCGGACGCACGTCGGCATCATGGAAGCAGTAATAGGGCGAGCCGAGCAGCGAGAAGAATTCGAAGGCAACGTCAGCCTTGAGCTTGGCGGCCTTCATCGTGTCCTCGAACCAGGGACGCAGGAAGGTCTGGCCGCCGAAGGGATCGCCGCCCGGCCAGGTGAAGGTGTGCCAATAGGCCACCGCAAAGCGCAGATGGTCCTCCATGCGCTTGCCCATGACGATCTCGTCCGGCTGGTAGTAACGGAAGGCCAGCGGATTGGTGCTGTCAGGGCCTTCGTATTTCACTTTTTGGATATCGCCGAAAAATCCGGTGCTCATATTGGGTCTCCTTGGGTTCGTAATTCAGTCTTAGCGTTTGTGCCATCCGGCCCCCTCATCCGACCCTTCGGGCCACCTTCTCCCCGAGGGGAGAAGAGGAATGAGGCGCCGCTGCGAGTCTCTTCTCCCCAGCGGGGGTCCGAAGGACGGGTCGAGACGCGTGGCTCGACCCGGTCAGTGCGCAGGCGGATGAGGGGGCCGCTGGCTCCAGTTCTCAATGCGTCAGCGATTTGACCGCCGGATAAACTGCGCGGTAGCGCGTATAGGCATCCTCGTAAGCGCCGCTCAGCGCCGACACCGGCTCGATCGTGCCTGATGTCACCGGCGGCGTGCAGACGGCAATCGGATCGGCACCCGTCGCGGCAATCAGGCCGAGGCGGGCGGCGCCGAAGGCCGCGCCGAAATCGCCGTCGGCGGGCAGGTCGACCGGAACGCCAAGCGCGGTCGCGATCGACGCCAGCCAGTAATGCGAGCGCGAACCGCCGCCGATCGCCGTGACGCGGGAGATGCCGGTGCCGGCCGAACGCAGCGCCTCGAGATTGTCGCGGATGGCAAAGGTCACGCCTTCGAGCACCGCCTGGGTGAGAACGGCGCGGCTGCTTTCATGTTCGAGGCCGATGAAGGCGCCGCGGATGACGGCATCATTGTGCGGCGTGCGCTCGCCGGAAAGATAGGGCAGGAAGGTGACGCCGGTCGGCGCCTTCAGCGTCTCGCCGAGTTCGCCGGTGAGATCGGCCGCCGACTTGCCGGTCACGCCGGAATGCCAGTTGAGCGCATCGGTGGCCGAGAGGATGACGCCCATCTGGTGCCAGGTGTTCGGCAGCGCGTGGCAGAAGGCATGCACGGCACTTTCCGGCTTCGGCAGATAGGAGCCGTTGGCGGCAAAAAGCACACCCGACGTGCCGAGCGAAACGAAGGCGGCGCCATCGCTGACCGTGCCCATGCCGCAGGCGGAGGCGGCATTGTCGCCGGCCCCGCCGGCCACGACGACATTGCCTGAGATGCCCCATTGCGCCGCAAGTTCTGCCCGCAGCTGACCAGCCTGCGCGGTGCCTTCGACAAGCGCCGGCATCTGCTCCTCGGAAAGATTGGTGGCGGCGAGCAGTTCGGACGACCAGGCGCGCTTGCCGGTGTCGAGCCAGGAAGTGCCAGCCGAATCCGACATTTCGGAGATATAGTCGCCGGTCAGCCAGAGACGCAGGTAGTCCTTCGGGAGCAACACTTTGGCGATCTTGGCGAAAACATCGGGCTCATGCTTCTCGACCCAGGCGAGCTTCGGCGCCGTGAAGCCGGGGAAGACGATGTTGCCGGTCAGCGCGCGGAAGCGCGGATCGGCATCGAGGGCTGCAGCCTCGACGTGGCTGCGCGTATCGTTCCAGAGGATGCAGGGGCGCAGCACTTTGTCGGCCGCATCGATCAGCGTCGCACCGTGCATCTGGCCGGAAAGGCCGATGCCTTTGACCGCTGCAAGCTCTTTCGGATGTTTCGCCTTCAGGCCGGCAACGGCCTCTTCGGTGGCACGCACCCAGTGGGCCGGCTCCTGCTCCGACCAGCCGGAATGCGGACGCGAGACGTCGAGCGAACCATTGGCCGAGCCGACGATCTTCTGATCGCCGTCGATCAGCATCGCCTTGACGCCGGAGGTTCCGAGATCGAGACCGAGATACATGGGGTATTCTCCTTTGCCGTTACGGCAGATTGTCTTTCAGGAATATGTCGAGGCGGATGCGCTCCTGCGCTGCGATGACGGCAAGGCCGTCCGCCTTGGCTTTCAATATGCGGATGGCGCTGCGTACTTCATGGCCGGCATCCTGGTTGAGGATCGCATCAATCGTGTTGTCGATGAGCGCTGCGCGCGTATGGGCGGTCAGTTCATGGGCAACCACGGTCAGCGTCCGGTCGACGGCCTTCTCCTTCAGCGCCCGAATGAGGCCGCGATTGCCGGCGCCGAGGCTGTAGATGCCGACGATGCCGGCATTCCCGAGTGCATCGGCAACCAGCCTATGGGCGACCTCGGGGTCGTCGCGGCCTTCGAGAACCGGCAGGATCGCAAGATCGGGAAATTCTTCCGCCATAACAGCGGCAAAACCTTCCAGCCGCTCGCGATGGTCGCGCACCAGCATGGAGCCGGCGAGCACGGCGATCTCACCCTTTCGCGGCCCGAGAAAACGGCCGAGCAGACGGGCCGCCGTCCGGCCGGCCGCGATATTGTCGACGCCGGCATAGTGATGGCGAAGCGATCCAGTGAGATCGGAAACCAGGGTGACGATGGGAAAGCGCTCGCGCACCAGTCTGTCGACGACGGCGCGCACCTCAGGCGCATCGGTCGCGACCATCGCGATGCCGCAAGGCTTCTCCCGGGAAAGCCCTTCGAGCACTGAAACGAGGGCGGCCGGATCGAAGGCCGGGACTTCGACAATGCGGATATCGGTGCGCTCGGCCGGCGAGCGGAGAACGGCCTGCCGGATCTCCGCATTCAGCCCATGCATGAAGGAATTGTCGCTGGCCGGCAGGATGAAGACCAGCGGATAGGTGCGCCCCTTGGCGAGGTTGGCCGCGGCGACATCTCTGATATAACCGAGCTCGCGGATTGCGGTCTCGACCTTCTCCCGTGTGACGTGACGCACACCCGGGCGCTGGTTGAGAACCCGGTCGACAGTCGCAAGACTGACCCCGGCGGCGGCGGCGATATCGTGAACTGTTGGCCTCATCATTCCTCCTGACGAGACCATTAGCGCCAAATTTGATGTACGTAAATCAAAAAATCGAACAAGCCGATTGGCGCACTGTTTTTCCGACGGCCGTCTGCTTCGGACCAAGCCGACCGAGGATTACATGCTGATGACATAAGGGCTGGAAAACGGCAAATAAAAAGGTCCTCCGGAGAGGACCTTTCCATGGGGCGGCAGGCCGGAGGTCAGTGGCCGCCACCGCCTCCCCCGCC
This Rhizobium acidisoli DNA region includes the following protein-coding sequences:
- a CDS encoding ABC transporter permease, whose amino-acid sequence is MSVNEETREIRRRSWRDVDLRAVAPFVALALLLIVGALVNPNFIGITNLANVATRSAFIAIIAVGATFVISAGDLDLSVGSMVAFVASLMILLMNSGAIENPALMLTVAVVFTMVAGSLCGLANGLITTVGKIEPFIATLGTMGIYRGLTTWLSQGGAITLRSADIQTLYRPAYFGTIAGVPIPIVVILAVTAVAAFILYRTRYGRHVVAVGSNSDVARYSGIAVNRVRTIAFVIQGLCVAIAVLLYVPRLGSTSATTGILWELQAITAVVVGGTALKGGAGRVWGTICGAFILELVGNIMLLSNFISEYLIGAIQGAIIIIAMFVQRSLVRKS
- a CDS encoding sugar ABC transporter ATP-binding protein — its product is MTVEIADTAPVVLSARRICKSFSGVQVLFSVNFDLRAGEIHALMGENGAGKSTLVKVLSGFEQPSSGEILLDGKPVVLPPNGAAEALGIVIIHQEFNLAEHLTVTESLFLGREVTRFGVLDRKYMRSETRKVLDVLGSHVDENALISTLSIADKQMVEIAKAISRDARVVFMDEPTAVLSREETNMLFKQVRKLRDQGTSFVFVSHKLDEVMELTDRVTVLRDGQWIKTSPTSILDGESIAQLMVGRELSSLYPAKVEPDVDEEIVLSVASVSTGYVKGASFEVRKGEIIGFSGMIGSGRTELMEAIAGLRSRLEGEVVIKGAAVPSGDVHAANRCGLAYMTKDRKSKGLLLRSGMVTNLTLQSLGRHSRRGYLSPGSEAAAMAKAKRRFDIRVRDGNIVAGRMSGGNQQKLLLAKVMETEPDIIIIDEPTRGIDVGTKQQIYHFISALARDGRSIIIVSSEMPEVIGLCTRVVVMREGHIVGVLEGDEISEQEIMRYAAGLKRKAAA
- a CDS encoding LacI family DNA-binding transcriptional regulator yields the protein MSNSTPATIEDVARIAEVSIATVSRAIHMPEKVANSTRLKVNQAIAVTGYTTNAMARSLRLGRSNMILVVAPDIGDPNFSNILVGLENEARAHGYGILIGHTQNDAQRGLEYLKFLNSNQAAGLILFTGILPFGHQTMTARLPPSVGVFEPVFNGGIPYVGVDDTEGARKAVDLLLAEGHRKIAFIGDSRTRLAYIRRRMGYDAGLDAAGIPPDLRIVLEGDGTIESGRHAVEQLFMRDTLPTAFMCVNDQTAIGVMVGLGARGYDIPRDFSVTGFDDVPQAVFISPPLTTIRQPRTAIGKQAMALLLELLSDGQPTETEILLRPDLVVRNSVSAPSRNWLKR
- the xylA gene encoding xylose isomerase gives rise to the protein MSTGFFGDIQKVKYEGPDSTNPLAFRYYQPDEIVMGKRMEDHLRFAVAYWHTFTWPGGDPFGGQTFLRPWFEDTMKAAKLKADVAFEFFSLLGSPYYCFHDADVRPEGKNFAENTKNLNEIVDYFAEKQASTGTKLLWGTANLFSNRRYMSGAATNPDPDVFAFAAATVKTCIDATQKLGGENYVLWGGREGYETLLNTDLKRELDQLGRFLNLVVEYKHKIGYKGTILIEPKPQEPTKHQYDYDVATVYGFLKKHGLENEVKLNIEQGHAILAGHSFEHELALANALGIFGSIDMNRNDYQSGWDTDQFPNNVPEMALAYYHVLAGGGFKTGGTNFDSKLRRQSLDPADLLIGHIGGMDCCARGLKAAARMIEDKALSQPLADRYAGWESAEAQKLFRGEYSLDEITNWVETKDVNPQPRSGKQELLENVVNRYV
- the xylB gene encoding xylulokinase, yielding MYLGLDLGTSGVKAMLIDGDQKIVGSANGSLDVSRPHSGWSEQEPAHWVRATEEAVAGLKAKHPKELAAVKGIGLSGQMHGATLIDAADKVLRPCILWNDTRSHVEAAALDADPRFRALTGNIVFPGFTAPKLAWVEKHEPDVFAKIAKVLLPKDYLRLWLTGDYISEMSDSAGTSWLDTGKRAWSSELLAATNLSEEQMPALVEGTAQAGQLRAELAAQWGISGNVVVAGGAGDNAASACGMGTVSDGAAFVSLGTSGVLFAANGSYLPKPESAVHAFCHALPNTWHQMGVILSATDALNWHSGVTGKSAADLTGELGETLKAPTGVTFLPYLSGERTPHNDAVIRGAFIGLEHESSRAVLTQAVLEGVTFAIRDNLEALRSAGTGISRVTAIGGGSRSHYWLASIATALGVPVDLPADGDFGAAFGAARLGLIAATGADPIAVCTPPVTSGTIEPVSALSGAYEDAYTRYRAVYPAVKSLTH
- a CDS encoding LacI family DNA-binding transcriptional regulator; translated protein: MRPTVHDIAAAAGVSLATVDRVLNQRPGVRHVTREKVETAIRELGYIRDVAAANLAKGRTYPLVFILPASDNSFMHGLNAEIRQAVLRSPAERTDIRIVEVPAFDPAALVSVLEGLSREKPCGIAMVATDAPEVRAVVDRLVRERFPIVTLVSDLTGSLRHHYAGVDNIAAGRTAARLLGRFLGPRKGEIAVLAGSMLVRDHRERLEGFAAVMAEEFPDLAILPVLEGRDDPEVAHRLVADALGNAGIVGIYSLGAGNRGLIRALKEKAVDRTLTVVAHELTAHTRAALIDNTIDAILNQDAGHEVRSAIRILKAKADGLAVIAAQERIRLDIFLKDNLP